Proteins from a genomic interval of Rubinisphaera italica:
- a CDS encoding helix-turn-helix domain-containing protein: FFWTLRDSGMSQTFGCRVSSLLNYRQEDETMSRNGSRNIASKTEIERAVQAFRKSDPTVSKFGMTVDQFARELNVARKTLYEWIQKGRFDGTFRKRGKHIYFWPEKTLDRFYNGPDWR; this comes from the coding sequence TTTTTTTTGGACTCTTCGAGATAGTGGGATGAGTCAGACATTCGGGTGCCGAGTGTCATCATTGCTCAACTATCGTCAGGAGGACGAAACGATGTCTCGCAACGGATCCAGGAATATTGCTTCAAAAACCGAAATCGAACGGGCGGTTCAAGCCTTTCGGAAATCTGATCCAACTGTCTCAAAGTTCGGTATGACAGTCGATCAATTTGCTCGTGAATTAAACGTTGCAAGGAAAACTCTCTACGAGTGGATTCAGAAAGGACGCTTTGATGGAACCTTCCGAAAACGCGGAAAACATATCTACTTCTGGCCTGAGAAAACCTTGGACCGATTCTACAACGGTCCTGACTGGAGATAA
- a CDS encoding ThiF family adenylyltransferase: MTNQDRFTRQADLVPRERIEELQATVIGVGAIGRQVALQLAALGVPRLQLIDFDQVEPTNITTQGYDHQDLGQLKVEATARRIQELDPTITVTTIADRFRSRMEVGTVVFCCVDRISTRESIWRTLKDHCEFWSDGRMLGESMRILTATDHNSRQHYATTLFWQAEAQTGQCTARSTIYTANIAAGLMLHQFSRWLRGMGNDWDLCMNLLANELMIANS, translated from the coding sequence ATGACCAATCAAGACCGTTTTACCCGACAAGCTGACCTCGTCCCCCGAGAGCGGATCGAAGAGTTGCAGGCAACCGTGATCGGGGTGGGAGCGATCGGACGTCAGGTCGCCCTGCAACTGGCCGCTCTGGGAGTACCACGACTGCAGCTGATCGATTTTGATCAGGTCGAACCGACCAACATCACCACACAAGGTTATGACCATCAGGATCTGGGACAGCTCAAAGTCGAGGCCACGGCCCGACGCATCCAGGAACTCGATCCCACAATCACAGTGACGACAATTGCCGACCGCTTCCGCTCCCGCATGGAAGTCGGAACGGTCGTCTTCTGCTGCGTCGACCGGATCAGCACCCGCGAATCCATCTGGCGAACTCTCAAAGATCATTGCGAATTCTGGAGCGACGGCCGCATGCTGGGAGAATCGATGCGGATCCTGACAGCCACGGATCACAATTCCCGACAGCATTACGCGACCACACTGTTCTGGCAGGCCGAAGCCCAAACTGGCCAATGCACTGCCCGGAGCACCATCTACACGGCCAACATCGCCGCCGGCCTGATGCTGCACCAGTTCTCCCGCTGGTTACGCGGCATGGGGAACGATTGGGACCTCTGCATGAATCTGCTGGCGAATGAATTGATGATTGCCAATTCTTAG
- a CDS encoding molybdopterin converting factor — translation MKILYINNDGGGFADYISIEPETTISKFVDQRLKHGIAADYLIRVNRQPVSSDYILQEGDRVSLTPTKIEGARGASGKSHGPRETERVQFAPTGC, via the coding sequence TTGAAGATTCTCTATATCAACAACGACGGCGGCGGTTTCGCCGACTACATCTCCATCGAACCCGAGACCACCATCTCCAAGTTCGTTGACCAACGCCTCAAGCACGGCATCGCAGCCGACTATCTCATCCGCGTCAACCGCCAACCGGTCAGCTCGGACTACATCCTCCAGGAAGGCGACCGCGTCTCCCTCACCCCCACAAAAATCGAAGGGGCACGAGGTGCCTCTGGGAAGTCGCATGGGCCTCGGGAGACTGAGAGAGTTCAGTTTGCTCCTACAGGGTGTTGA
- a CDS encoding CBS domain-containing protein, producing MDNLTFRFLSAYNQIDELLRSQQNAADNITFSNLVRTGAKSNRLIKKHKFALLEFSKLRNFLVHRYDQKLILASPTSQSVERMEKLANSLASPEKLIPKYSDNVVMCAATDPIGKIAQLMREKKYSQVPVVRDGIIIDLLTAHTIAMWLAATLSKETEFNVEQPVADVLPFSEDKHSFIFINRNANIIDALSLIEKEYKKGNLLQAILVTEHGKPSEKPMGILTLSDLPALRAEL from the coding sequence ATGGATAATTTGACTTTCCGATTCCTTTCTGCTTACAACCAGATCGATGAACTGCTGCGTTCCCAGCAAAATGCTGCCGATAACATCACATTTTCCAATCTGGTGCGAACGGGGGCAAAATCGAATCGGCTGATTAAGAAACATAAATTCGCACTGTTGGAATTTTCCAAGCTCAGAAATTTTCTGGTCCATCGCTACGATCAAAAACTCATCCTTGCCAGTCCAACTTCTCAGTCAGTAGAACGAATGGAAAAGCTGGCCAATTCTCTGGCAAGTCCTGAAAAACTGATTCCGAAATATTCCGATAATGTCGTGATGTGTGCGGCAACGGATCCCATTGGCAAGATCGCCCAGTTGATGCGTGAGAAAAAGTATTCGCAAGTTCCGGTGGTCAGAGATGGAATCATCATTGATTTACTGACAGCGCATACCATCGCAATGTGGCTGGCGGCTACGCTCTCCAAAGAAACCGAGTTTAATGTAGAACAGCCAGTCGCTGACGTGCTCCCTTTTTCAGAAGACAAACACTCCTTCATCTTCATCAATCGCAATGCGAACATTATTGATGCACTCAGCCTGATTGAGAAGGAATACAAAAAGGGAAATTTACTTCAGGCTATTCTGGTGACAGAGCATGGAAAGCCCTCTGAAAAACCGATGGGAATCTTAACCCTTTCCGATCTCCCAGCACTGCGAGCGGAATTGTAA
- the cas2 gene encoding CRISPR-associated endonuclease Cas2, producing the protein MQWVIAYDISSDRRRRRVTRRLEQVGFRRQKSVFEGELKQSLMQDLMQELGSEIDPATDQLTAWSMSGRARGILHAGCPRAETQKDFHIL; encoded by the coding sequence GTGCAATGGGTCATTGCCTACGACATCAGTAGCGACAGACGCCGTCGTCGTGTAACGCGTCGTCTGGAGCAGGTTGGTTTTCGCCGACAGAAGTCGGTCTTTGAAGGCGAGCTGAAACAGTCACTGATGCAAGACCTCATGCAGGAATTGGGTTCCGAAATCGATCCAGCGACTGATCAACTGACCGCATGGTCAATGTCTGGTCGGGCGCGAGGCATCTTGCATGCCGGTTGTCCAAGAGCCGAAACTCAGAAAGATTTTCATATCCTTTGA
- a CDS encoding reverse transcriptase domain-containing protein — translation MSAIRELQNYLFEQAKSYPTKPHADLFHFLSEWCVLQEAFRRARKSISNRGSGNHASEAVLRGRVDQANDFLQELGHSLLNGTYRPGKVRSYEIPKPGKPGESRRVAVLSGADKVVHHALKIVLDPVIEARLHRRSFAFRPGKTIWDQLHALRKTVDQDPLRFQCGLVIDIESFFDRIDHRRLLNDLGLLTNERPFTRLVKQLLNQVSASAVGLVTKRPAGILQGSPLSPLLANWHLDSFDRNWDRQFGKTNPLFRYADDIVTLTSSKEEANQIRKVLIRQLKESTQLSIAKKKTRITPLHEGLPILGMKLLRSHDPFLDENRTLIITDADRIQEAMQSAKEDIESFTADRPLGQQFEKLNRRLRGWFQTWQFASDASSAFESIDLSIYRLVRSRLKSCLKISHAVLNEQFSARADTGHPTWEADGVQILMLQSLPRNFYQARQNRFPWQDDAASPLSPVPPIRITDQSETKTNGKMVVVSDSHAVNQS, via the coding sequence ATGAGTGCAATCCGAGAACTGCAGAATTATTTGTTCGAACAGGCCAAGTCTTATCCAACAAAGCCACACGCAGACCTGTTTCATTTCCTCTCGGAATGGTGTGTTCTGCAGGAAGCTTTCCGGCGGGCGCGCAAATCAATCTCAAATCGCGGATCAGGCAATCATGCTTCAGAAGCCGTGCTGAGGGGACGTGTCGATCAGGCGAACGACTTTTTGCAGGAACTGGGGCATTCACTTCTGAATGGAACTTATCGCCCCGGGAAAGTTCGCAGCTACGAAATCCCAAAGCCTGGCAAGCCGGGTGAGTCTCGACGGGTCGCGGTTCTCAGTGGTGCCGATAAAGTGGTTCACCATGCACTGAAAATCGTACTTGATCCTGTCATCGAAGCCCGTTTACACCGTCGCTCTTTCGCTTTTCGTCCGGGGAAGACAATCTGGGATCAATTGCACGCACTCCGTAAAACGGTCGATCAGGATCCGCTGCGGTTCCAATGCGGTCTTGTGATTGACATTGAATCCTTTTTTGATCGTATTGACCATCGTCGTTTGTTGAATGATCTCGGTCTTCTCACAAACGAACGGCCTTTCACACGACTCGTCAAACAGCTGCTCAATCAGGTATCAGCCAGTGCTGTCGGGTTAGTCACAAAACGCCCTGCAGGAATTCTACAGGGAAGTCCTCTTTCGCCATTGCTGGCCAACTGGCATCTGGATTCCTTTGATCGAAACTGGGATCGACAGTTCGGCAAGACAAATCCGTTGTTTCGATATGCCGATGACATTGTCACGCTGACGAGCAGCAAAGAGGAGGCAAATCAGATCCGCAAAGTGTTGATTCGACAATTGAAGGAGTCGACACAACTTTCCATTGCCAAAAAGAAGACCCGCATCACTCCCCTGCATGAAGGGTTGCCAATTCTCGGGATGAAACTTCTGCGGAGCCATGATCCATTTCTGGATGAGAATCGAACATTAATAATTACGGATGCCGATCGGATTCAGGAGGCGATGCAGTCCGCCAAAGAAGATATCGAATCCTTTACGGCTGATCGTCCTTTGGGACAACAATTTGAGAAACTGAATCGTCGCTTACGGGGTTGGTTTCAAACCTGGCAATTCGCATCGGATGCCTCCTCTGCATTTGAATCCATCGATCTGTCAATCTACCGATTGGTTCGCTCGCGTCTGAAGAGCTGCCTGAAAATCAGCCATGCCGTCTTGAACGAGCAGTTTAGTGCACGAGCTGACACAGGACACCCCACATGGGAAGCCGACGGTGTGCAAATTCTGATGCTGCAGTCGTTACCTCGCAACTTTTATCAGGCCCGACAAAATCGATTTCCCTGGCAGGATGATGCGGCTTCGCCACTCTCACCAGTACCCCCCATTCGCATCACTGATCAATCCGAAACGAAAACGAATGGCAAGATGGTAGTCGTCTCGGATTCACACGCAGTCAACCAGAGTTGA
- the cas1 gene encoding CRISPR-associated endonuclease Cas1 has translation MIKLFAKKAHHMAGSTKAKVQKPAPIPCCEVGVLHLFGPGVVFAPNRMIEFRGTGRDAESKNRRLRLPLRGMQQVCIYGNVRVTAGAIRVLGEAGIPVAYLSADGSRFAGMLSPPHDEFRNRRYRQYLASHDREQQLKLSQTLMEAKLTTMLEIARNWQKQSRLTSNVLLSELRTSKKKLSSVSSHESLRGIEGTAARVWFRILAELLPTGWELPGRVKRPPTDPVNALLSFGYMVLLNRTLAAIQAAGLDPALGFYHEYRPGRSSLACDLMEPFRANCVDQPLLGLLARKEVTLNDFEKKEKSEAVIIKEDARKRWLGVLEATMYEGKKSQSSQLHQSIQEYIAKLPPWDGIWLERPGSP, from the coding sequence ATGATTAAACTCTTCGCAAAGAAAGCTCATCACATGGCTGGCTCGACGAAAGCAAAAGTGCAAAAGCCTGCTCCGATTCCCTGTTGCGAAGTCGGTGTCTTGCATCTGTTTGGGCCAGGGGTTGTTTTTGCTCCCAACAGAATGATTGAATTTCGCGGCACAGGTCGCGATGCCGAATCGAAAAATCGTCGTCTTCGATTACCGTTGCGAGGTATGCAGCAAGTCTGTATTTACGGGAACGTGAGAGTCACCGCGGGGGCCATTCGAGTTCTGGGAGAAGCGGGAATTCCGGTCGCCTATCTTTCGGCTGACGGCTCTCGTTTTGCCGGGATGCTTTCTCCTCCACACGACGAGTTTCGCAACCGACGCTACCGGCAGTATCTGGCCAGTCACGATCGTGAGCAACAACTCAAACTGAGCCAAACGTTGATGGAAGCCAAGTTGACGACTATGTTGGAAATCGCTCGGAATTGGCAGAAACAGAGTCGATTGACCTCAAACGTGCTGCTCTCAGAGTTGAGAACTTCAAAAAAGAAGCTGAGCTCTGTTTCTTCACACGAAAGCTTACGCGGAATTGAAGGAACGGCTGCAAGAGTCTGGTTTCGAATACTGGCTGAACTTTTGCCAACGGGATGGGAACTTCCCGGTCGAGTCAAACGTCCTCCGACCGATCCCGTAAATGCTCTGCTTTCGTTTGGATATATGGTTTTGCTCAACAGAACTCTGGCAGCAATTCAGGCCGCAGGACTGGATCCGGCTCTTGGCTTTTATCACGAGTATCGTCCCGGTCGCAGCTCTCTGGCGTGCGATTTGATGGAGCCGTTTCGCGCGAACTGTGTTGACCAGCCTTTGCTGGGATTACTTGCCAGAAAAGAAGTGACTCTCAATGATTTTGAGAAGAAAGAGAAGTCAGAAGCGGTTATCATTAAGGAAGATGCCCGTAAGCGTTGGCTTGGTGTGCTTGAGGCGACCATGTATGAAGGCAAAAAATCTCAAAGCAGCCAGCTTCATCAGTCGATTCAGGAGTATATCGCCAAACTCCCACCATGGGATGGAATTTGGCTGGAGCGCCCAGGCTCTCCATAG
- a CDS encoding STIV orfB116 family protein, with protein sequence MTTYLLNSPVLTNYGDYSYSQLSVEQAKEILADGFESSVGHAGAAEFLSMLLEMNVPFNRSQIRMEAGDRAIVLNLGQRLPEGTMISALDMRNFDFELGLIKNSQSYLEVDSLSQVPKRHFFVSYAHDDKDKVYSIVRRLEAEGYKIWIDPQIPNGERFDNEIHQGIESAAGFLLMWTEAARNSDWVKRELTAAWQQRQINADYQIHPVCLEPVEIPELFEQNQINVATFGKEYYPKMMKQMATHRYRQFLPINEHIPLSEHSNAKSLELPSASLTRIPFIHSVYCHADLVIDSQASKLSLDEIQSNTKSHVGLLIQTLGTAEDDQPLRDAYTAWKLKYDEQDFLLIHLKGPVEAGKYKIQDQEPTGEWHDIARTAKEAILKLAQRSCRLSFFVAAPIPLGTLLGQQADRYWQIDHFHYAQRQNDSAKRYHFAWDSSELPAE encoded by the coding sequence ATGACAACCTATCTGCTCAACTCCCCGGTTCTCACCAACTACGGCGATTACTCCTATTCTCAACTATCTGTCGAGCAAGCGAAGGAGATTCTAGCGGACGGCTTTGAATCCTCCGTAGGCCATGCCGGAGCCGCGGAGTTTCTTTCGATGCTGTTGGAAATGAATGTTCCATTCAATCGTTCTCAGATTCGAATGGAAGCAGGGGATCGAGCCATTGTGTTGAATCTCGGTCAGCGTCTTCCTGAAGGCACTATGATTTCTGCACTCGATATGCGTAATTTCGATTTTGAATTAGGGCTGATCAAGAATAGTCAATCCTATCTGGAAGTAGATTCATTATCGCAAGTACCAAAAAGACATTTTTTCGTCAGTTATGCACATGATGATAAGGACAAAGTTTACTCGATCGTTCGAAGGCTGGAGGCTGAGGGTTACAAGATATGGATCGATCCTCAAATACCAAACGGAGAGCGATTTGATAACGAAATTCATCAGGGAATTGAATCTGCTGCGGGATTTCTCCTGATGTGGACAGAAGCGGCTCGAAATAGTGATTGGGTCAAGAGAGAGCTAACCGCAGCTTGGCAACAACGACAAATTAATGCAGACTATCAAATCCATCCTGTCTGCCTGGAGCCGGTCGAAATTCCAGAATTGTTTGAACAGAACCAAATAAATGTTGCCACATTTGGAAAAGAATATTATCCCAAAATGATGAAGCAGATGGCCACTCATCGATATCGACAATTTCTTCCGATCAACGAGCATATCCCACTGTCTGAACATTCCAATGCGAAAAGCCTGGAATTGCCATCAGCATCCCTTACACGAATCCCATTCATTCACTCTGTTTATTGTCATGCAGATCTGGTTATCGACTCACAAGCGAGTAAGCTTTCATTGGATGAAATTCAAAGCAACACTAAGAGCCATGTGGGATTATTGATTCAAACGTTAGGTACTGCAGAAGATGATCAACCACTCAGAGATGCATATACCGCTTGGAAATTGAAATACGACGAACAGGATTTTTTATTGATCCACCTCAAAGGGCCTGTCGAAGCGGGTAAATACAAAATACAAGACCAGGAACCAACAGGCGAATGGCACGATATAGCTCGCACCGCCAAAGAAGCGATTCTGAAGCTAGCTCAGCGAAGTTGTCGGCTCTCCTTTTTCGTTGCCGCCCCGATTCCCTTGGGGACCTTGCTAGGTCAACAAGCTGACCGATACTGGCAAATTGACCATTTCCATTACGCACAGCGCCAAAACGATTCCGCGAAACGCTATCATTTCGCATGGGATTCTTCCGAACTTCCCGCAGAGTAA
- a CDS encoding TIGR03986 family type III CRISPR-associated RAMP protein: protein MPDENEQVELNSQTNPNRQYGMLSVNDAKLYLQRYHRGELQRHEEYNEGRRRRTFSADLLEIANNDLTALHNQKVEYEFEGQPVNISLAAEVTEASDEGQNLLQEMDRQAEQAEDARIFDSFINPYNFIPTPERNCTDEKLGDHTPSGHHIYFQDRYSGTIEVQLTTKTPLLNVDASTAKPDDAKLHQTFVMKKDVAGNPVLPATSIKGVLSSAYEAVTNSRMRILEKRERRLGLRMDAKKGLNLIPARIENGRVVLYTGSSNVGSGGKPDDRLYAAWLASYGQHKKSRPNHFCKHGEFVWAYITKWHYEKEYWKKGKIERTVFPFWNVVEIAAGTKPCPTHTPTDKRKPWNKALEKNEYLTRLEIDHDDQEEEPKGQWEGGYLFITNRNINSKHDERFFFSSNAKIDAGDASPGSDLTKQWNELIVDYQEIHAKDDKPGPSTETKQSDVVWSRHVKGKPSDVANALTLSEGTLCYANVNFKNGQWTAEALFPVNISRELFHEPPENMIDESLKPASSLRQLSPADRVFGWVAQDADKVRNKDSKAKVAWKGLLRVGNVSCETSEAIEKVEEGQSIPLAILSTPKPTQATFYLQRPNGQPVSRKEDGYNNGQQIRGRKVFPHHRRMQQRHFDINSLKPQEYRRADNVRDSQNRSITEWVKIGTEFRFKIHVTNLSQVELGALLWLLSLDEQYQNEEHFLRFGGGKPLGFGSCSLKIIGSDLRNGKEWAQYYRSLSGQLSTSDQDSLRADAIEAYKLAVRQAYGNQRNEFDSIEFINAFLAHARGFEDGPVHYPRLEKKVGTVAENFKWFGREGPQLPLPKLQTAQAPLLNYMNPAGAENTRNQNRGQNPRQRNNRR from the coding sequence ATGCCTGATGAAAACGAACAAGTTGAATTAAATAGCCAGACTAACCCAAACAGGCAATATGGGATGCTGAGCGTCAATGATGCTAAATTATATTTGCAACGTTACCATAGAGGGGAATTACAGAGACACGAAGAATATAATGAGGGAAGACGCCGAAGAACTTTTTCGGCTGATTTGTTGGAAATCGCAAATAACGATCTTACTGCACTCCATAATCAAAAAGTCGAATATGAATTCGAAGGGCAGCCTGTCAACATCTCTTTAGCTGCTGAAGTTACAGAAGCATCCGATGAAGGTCAAAATCTCCTGCAGGAAATGGACCGCCAGGCAGAACAAGCTGAAGATGCCAGGATATTTGACTCCTTCATCAATCCGTACAATTTCATCCCAACTCCGGAACGCAATTGCACTGATGAAAAGTTAGGCGACCATACTCCTTCCGGTCATCACATTTATTTTCAGGATCGCTATTCCGGAACAATTGAAGTCCAACTGACCACGAAGACACCTCTTCTGAATGTTGATGCCAGCACAGCGAAACCGGACGATGCAAAATTGCACCAAACCTTCGTAATGAAAAAGGATGTTGCGGGAAATCCAGTTCTCCCCGCAACTTCGATCAAGGGAGTGCTCAGCAGTGCCTATGAAGCGGTCACCAATTCCAGAATGCGAATTCTGGAAAAACGTGAGCGACGTCTGGGCTTACGAATGGATGCGAAAAAAGGATTGAACTTGATCCCTGCTCGGATCGAAAACGGGCGTGTTGTGCTTTATACCGGAAGTTCAAATGTTGGGAGTGGGGGTAAGCCAGATGACCGTCTTTATGCAGCTTGGCTAGCCAGTTACGGACAACACAAAAAGAGCAGACCAAATCATTTTTGTAAGCATGGAGAGTTTGTTTGGGCTTATATCACAAAATGGCACTACGAAAAAGAATACTGGAAAAAAGGAAAAATTGAACGCACAGTCTTTCCATTTTGGAATGTTGTTGAAATTGCTGCTGGTACGAAACCATGTCCAACTCATACCCCAACAGATAAGCGAAAGCCCTGGAATAAGGCTCTTGAAAAAAACGAATATCTCACAAGGCTAGAAATAGATCACGATGACCAAGAAGAAGAGCCCAAAGGACAGTGGGAAGGAGGCTACTTATTCATCACAAATCGTAATATCAATAGCAAACATGATGAAAGGTTCTTTTTTTCCTCTAATGCAAAAATTGACGCAGGTGATGCATCACCTGGATCTGACCTCACAAAGCAATGGAATGAACTCATTGTCGATTACCAGGAAATCCATGCTAAAGATGACAAACCGGGACCATCGACGGAAACTAAACAAAGCGATGTTGTATGGTCCCGTCATGTTAAAGGGAAACCGTCAGATGTTGCCAATGCGTTGACTCTTTCCGAAGGTACACTCTGTTATGCCAACGTAAACTTTAAGAATGGACAATGGACGGCAGAAGCTCTCTTCCCGGTCAATATTTCCCGTGAGTTATTCCATGAACCACCGGAAAATATGATTGACGAAAGCCTTAAACCGGCATCTAGCCTTAGGCAACTTTCCCCGGCTGATCGCGTTTTTGGCTGGGTAGCACAAGATGCTGATAAAGTCCGTAATAAAGATTCCAAAGCGAAAGTCGCCTGGAAGGGTTTGCTTCGCGTTGGGAATGTCTCCTGCGAGACTTCCGAGGCAATCGAGAAAGTTGAAGAAGGCCAAAGCATTCCTCTCGCGATTTTGAGTACGCCGAAACCTACTCAGGCGACTTTTTACCTGCAGAGGCCTAACGGTCAGCCAGTTTCTAGAAAAGAAGATGGATATAACAACGGGCAGCAGATTCGGGGACGCAAGGTCTTTCCACATCATCGCCGGATGCAGCAGAGGCACTTTGATATTAACTCCCTAAAGCCTCAGGAATATCGGCGAGCAGACAATGTGCGTGACAGCCAGAATCGATCGATTACCGAATGGGTAAAAATTGGAACAGAATTTCGATTCAAAATCCATGTCACCAATCTTTCTCAAGTCGAACTGGGAGCATTACTCTGGCTGCTCAGTCTTGATGAGCAATATCAGAACGAAGAACACTTTCTCCGATTTGGCGGAGGCAAGCCGCTCGGCTTTGGGAGTTGCTCGCTCAAAATCATCGGCTCCGATTTGCGAAACGGAAAAGAGTGGGCTCAATATTACCGCAGTCTCTCAGGCCAGCTCTCCACCTCTGATCAGGATTCGTTACGAGCCGATGCAATTGAGGCTTATAAGCTAGCCGTCCGTCAGGCGTATGGGAATCAGAGGAATGAATTTGATTCCATCGAATTCATCAACGCCTTCCTGGCTCATGCTCGTGGTTTTGAAGATGGACCAGTCCATTATCCTCGCTTAGAAAAGAAAGTGGGCACGGTCGCGGAAAATTTCAAATGGTTTGGCAGAGAAGGACCGCAGTTACCACTGCCAAAACTGCAAACCGCTCAGGCCCCATTGCTCAACTACATGAATCCAGCAGGTGCGGAAAATACTCGAAACCAAAATCGCGGACAAAATCCTCGTCAAAGGAATAATCGAAGATGA
- the csx19 gene encoding type III-D CRISPR-associated protein Csx19, whose product MSNSQSVSLHYWGLSDCSARQAIDAIRLLITEELTGLLYSPVACHVYQSQGESEDCFPEIDPQLTGVFELKLWTPHWELRWLHQQAGRGNAVLLAENENLNPESWNSLRSFSNLIPQDNQYLLWGKTADSNTEGYPPNWSVLSEGRFGELPVPLSSVKTETYIGLKAVEYFGIDKDEDGNVEFIDERIVGFISIEEKTNA is encoded by the coding sequence ATGTCTAACTCTCAGTCGGTTTCATTACACTATTGGGGCCTGAGCGACTGCTCGGCTCGTCAAGCCATCGATGCCATTCGGCTGCTCATCACAGAAGAACTCACAGGCTTACTGTATTCTCCTGTCGCCTGTCATGTGTATCAGTCACAGGGAGAAAGTGAAGACTGCTTTCCCGAGATTGATCCGCAATTGACGGGAGTCTTTGAGCTCAAGCTTTGGACGCCACACTGGGAACTTCGCTGGTTACATCAGCAGGCAGGGCGAGGGAACGCTGTCCTGCTGGCGGAGAACGAAAATCTGAACCCAGAGAGCTGGAACTCGCTTCGCTCATTTTCCAACCTCATCCCTCAAGATAATCAATATCTTCTCTGGGGAAAGACGGCTGATTCGAATACAGAGGGATATCCTCCCAACTGGAGTGTTCTTTCCGAAGGACGATTCGGGGAACTTCCAGTCCCGCTCAGTTCAGTTAAAACAGAGACATACATCGGACTGAAAGCGGTTGAGTATTTCGGAATCGACAAAGATGAAGACGGCAATGTCGAGTTCATCGACGAACGAATCGTGGGATTTATCTCGATTGAGGAGAAAACAAATGCCTGA